In Falco naumanni isolate bFalNau1 chromosome 5, bFalNau1.pat, whole genome shotgun sequence, the following are encoded in one genomic region:
- the ITIH2 gene encoding inter-alpha-trypsin inhibitor heavy chain H2 isoform X2, with product MIQAKMVNNAKRSQHIVFDVQVPKGAFIDNFTMDVNGITFTSKIREKSEARKMYSQAKAKGKAAGIVRSNALDMENFKTEVNVPPGTRIQFELHYHEMIRRKLSSYEHVISVKPGRLAKHMEVDVRIIEPQGLRYVHVPNSLGDHFDGITTISKGEKKAHVSFKPTMAQQRKCPTCSSTAVDGNFVVQYDVNRETTGGELEIFNGYFIHFFAPENLDPLPKNILFVIDVSGSMWGLKMKQTIEAMKAILSELRAADQFSLIDFNHNVRCWRDNLVSATPAQVEDAKKYIQAIHPNGGTNINEALLRATFILNEAQNLGMLDPNSVSMIVLVSDGDPTVGELKLTTIQKNVKQSIKDEFSLFCLGIGFDVDYDFLQRIATDNRGMAQRIFGNQETSAQMKNFYNQVSTPLLKKIQFNYPQESVSDVTQSSFHNYFGGSEIVVAGKVDTDNLQHLESIVTATAANAELVMETLRDVEELDGFMKKDKYADPEFTRKLWAYLTVNQMLAERNTAPTAALKRNITKSILQMSLDHHIVTPFTAMLIENAEKDEIMLADQPKDPRRGCCPGTLGLTPNAPNNNKGIPAWANVTAVPVSFMPEQRSPPVSSLSVNRVDNDPHFIIHLPKSQRNICFNINSEPGKILSLVSDPGTGVVVNGQLIGAKKTENKKLNTYFGKIGFYFKAKGLKVEITTETITLKDGSYGITLTWSDTGHIIRKQLLISMKKENNVTITVGKEMSFMVLLHRVWKNHPVNVDFLGIYIPPENQFSPAAHGLIGQFTSEPEVYIHHQRPGQAPEKPQATMEVKGNKLTVTRGLQKDYRTDRVLGTDVQCWFVHNSGKGFIDGHYKDYLVPHLYSFMKKP from the exons ATGATCCAGGCCAAAATGGTGAATAACGCAAAAAGGTCCCAGCACATAGTGTTTGATGTACAAGTCCCCAAAGGAGCTTTTATTGACAACTTTACTAT GGATGTCAATGGTATAACATTTACCAGCAAAATTCGAGAAAAATCTGAAGCCAGAAAAATGTACTCTCAAGCAAAAGCCAAAGGCAAAGCTGCTGGTATAGTAAG GAGCAACGCCTTGGATATGGAAAACTTCAAAACTGAAGTGAATGTGCCCCCAGGGACAAGGATCCAGTTCGAACTTCATTACCATGAAATGATTAGAAGGAAACTGAGCTCCTACGAGCACGTCATCTCTGTGAAGCCAGGACGCTTGGCAAAGCACATGGAG GTGGATGTCCGCATTATCGAGCCACAGGGACTTCGCTATGTGCATGTTCCTAATTCGCTTGGAGATCATTTTGATGGAATCACCACCATCTccaagggagagaaaaag GCTCATGTTTCTTTCAAGCCAACAATGGCTCAACAGCGAAAATGCCCCACATGCTCATCCACAGCAGTAGATGGAAATTTTGTGGTGCAATATGATGTGAACAGAGAAACCACAGGTGGCGAATTAGAA atttttaatggctattttattcatttctttGCTCCGGAAAATCTTGATCCTCTGcccaaaaacattttatttgttatagATGTCAGTGGCTCAATGTGGggactgaaaatgaaacaa ACCATCGAGGCCATGAAGGCAATATTGAGTGAGCTCCGTGCTGCTGATCAGTTCTCCCTTATCGACTTCAACCACAATGTGCGATGCTGGAGAGATAATCTAGTCTCAGCCACACCAGCGCAGGTTGAAGATGCTAAGAAGTACATCCAGGCAATCCATCCCAATGGGG GCACAAATATTAATGAAGCTCTCCTCCGAGCCACGTTCATCCTGAATGAAGCCCAAAACTTAGGCATGTTGGACCCTAACTCAGTCTCCATGATTGTATTGGTGTCTGATGGAGACCCGACAGTAG GTGAGCTAAAGCTGACAACGATCCAGAAGAACGTGAAGCAGAGCATAAAGGACGAattctctctcttctgccttGGGATTGGGTTTGATGTAGATTATGATTTCCTGCAGAGGATTGCAACTGACAACCGTGGCATGGCCCAGAGGATTTTTGGAAATCAGGAAACTTCTGCCCAAATGAAG AATTTCTACAACCAGGTCTCCACCCCACTTTTGAAGAAGATTCAGTTCAACTACCCCCAGGAGTCAGTGTCAGACGTCACCCAGAGCAGCTTCCACAACTACTTTGGTGGCTCAGAGATAGTAGTGGCTGGGAAGGTCGACACAGATAACCTGCAACACTTGGAAAGCATCgtcacagcaacagca GCAAATGCGGAGCTCGTAATGGAAACCCTGCGAGATGTTGAAGAACTAGATGGTTTCATGAAGAAAGACAAGTATGCAGATCCCGAATTCACTAGGAAGCTGTGGGCCTATCTGACTGTCAACCAGATGCTGGCAGAGAG AAACACAGCCCCCACTGCTGCTTTGAAGAGGAACATCACCAAATCCATCCTACAGATGTCTCTTGACCATCATATTGTTACCCCCTTCACAGCCATGCTGATAGAGAATGCCGAAAAAGATGAGATAATGCTAGCAGACCAGCCCAAAGACCCCAGAAGGGGCTGCTGCCCAG GTACTCTAGGATTAACTCCAAATGCacctaataataataaaggcaTCCCAGCCTGGGCCAATGTCACAGCTGTACCAGTCAGCTTCATGCCGGAGCAAAGGAGTCCTCCTGTGTCCTCTCTGAGCGTAAACAGAG ttgaCAATGATCCACATTTCATCATACACCTGCCCAAGAGCCAAAGGAACATCTGTTTCAATATCAACTCAGAGCCTGGGAAGATCCTAAGCTTGGTTTCCGATCCTGGTACTG GAGTTGTGGTCAATGGCCAGCTCATTGGGGCcaagaaaacagagaataaGAAACTCAACACATACTTTGGCAAAattggtttttatttcaaagccaAAGGTCTGAAAGTGGAGATCACCACAGAAACAATAACACTGAAAGATGGATCTTACGGCATCACGCTGACCTGGTCTGACACAGGGCACATCATCCGGAAACA GCTTCTCATATccatgaagaaagaaaacaacgTTACTATCACTGTGGGCAAGGAGATGTCCTTCATGGTTTTACTGCACCGTGTGTGGAAGAACCATCCAGTAAATGTTGACTTCCTGGGAATCTACATTCCCCCTGAAAACCAGTtctctcctgcagcccatgggcTGATAG GTCAGTTTACGTCTGAACCAGAAGTGTATATCCACCACCAAAGACCTGGGCAAGCTCCAGAGAAACCACAAGCCACCATGGAAGTCAAAGGCAACAAGCTCACTGTTACCAG GGGACTGCAGAAGGACTACAGGACGGACCGCGTGCTCGGGACTGACGTGCAGTGCTGGTTTGTGCACAACAGCGGGAAAGGTTTCATAGACGGCCACTACAAAGATTACCTCGTCCCCCACCTATACAGTTTTATGAAGAAACCCTGA
- the ITIH2 gene encoding inter-alpha-trypsin inhibitor heavy chain H2 isoform X1, which yields MKHLIWFLGLFLISGVGSFDLVIDEIPDEVESLIDLEINGFPSSSKMRNGRYQRSTSDWGYVGDLVEDDDKIGLYSYKVQSTITSRLANTMIQAKMVNNAKRSQHIVFDVQVPKGAFIDNFTMDVNGITFTSKIREKSEARKMYSQAKAKGKAAGIVRSNALDMENFKTEVNVPPGTRIQFELHYHEMIRRKLSSYEHVISVKPGRLAKHMEVDVRIIEPQGLRYVHVPNSLGDHFDGITTISKGEKKAHVSFKPTMAQQRKCPTCSSTAVDGNFVVQYDVNRETTGGELEIFNGYFIHFFAPENLDPLPKNILFVIDVSGSMWGLKMKQTIEAMKAILSELRAADQFSLIDFNHNVRCWRDNLVSATPAQVEDAKKYIQAIHPNGGTNINEALLRATFILNEAQNLGMLDPNSVSMIVLVSDGDPTVGELKLTTIQKNVKQSIKDEFSLFCLGIGFDVDYDFLQRIATDNRGMAQRIFGNQETSAQMKNFYNQVSTPLLKKIQFNYPQESVSDVTQSSFHNYFGGSEIVVAGKVDTDNLQHLESIVTATAANAELVMETLRDVEELDGFMKKDKYADPEFTRKLWAYLTVNQMLAERNTAPTAALKRNITKSILQMSLDHHIVTPFTAMLIENAEKDEIMLADQPKDPRRGCCPGTLGLTPNAPNNNKGIPAWANVTAVPVSFMPEQRSPPVSSLSVNRVDNDPHFIIHLPKSQRNICFNINSEPGKILSLVSDPGTGVVVNGQLIGAKKTENKKLNTYFGKIGFYFKAKGLKVEITTETITLKDGSYGITLTWSDTGHIIRKQLLISMKKENNVTITVGKEMSFMVLLHRVWKNHPVNVDFLGIYIPPENQFSPAAHGLIGQFTSEPEVYIHHQRPGQAPEKPQATMEVKGNKLTVTRGLQKDYRTDRVLGTDVQCWFVHNSGKGFIDGHYKDYLVPHLYSFMKKP from the exons cgAAGCACATCCGACTGGGGGTATGTTGGAGATCTG GTGGAGGATGATGACAAGATAGGTCTTTACAGCTACAAAGTTCAATCCACTATAACGTCACGGTTGGCCAACACAATGATCCAGGCCAAAATGGTGAATAACGCAAAAAGGTCCCAGCACATAGTGTTTGATGTACAAGTCCCCAAAGGAGCTTTTATTGACAACTTTACTAT GGATGTCAATGGTATAACATTTACCAGCAAAATTCGAGAAAAATCTGAAGCCAGAAAAATGTACTCTCAAGCAAAAGCCAAAGGCAAAGCTGCTGGTATAGTAAG GAGCAACGCCTTGGATATGGAAAACTTCAAAACTGAAGTGAATGTGCCCCCAGGGACAAGGATCCAGTTCGAACTTCATTACCATGAAATGATTAGAAGGAAACTGAGCTCCTACGAGCACGTCATCTCTGTGAAGCCAGGACGCTTGGCAAAGCACATGGAG GTGGATGTCCGCATTATCGAGCCACAGGGACTTCGCTATGTGCATGTTCCTAATTCGCTTGGAGATCATTTTGATGGAATCACCACCATCTccaagggagagaaaaag GCTCATGTTTCTTTCAAGCCAACAATGGCTCAACAGCGAAAATGCCCCACATGCTCATCCACAGCAGTAGATGGAAATTTTGTGGTGCAATATGATGTGAACAGAGAAACCACAGGTGGCGAATTAGAA atttttaatggctattttattcatttctttGCTCCGGAAAATCTTGATCCTCTGcccaaaaacattttatttgttatagATGTCAGTGGCTCAATGTGGggactgaaaatgaaacaa ACCATCGAGGCCATGAAGGCAATATTGAGTGAGCTCCGTGCTGCTGATCAGTTCTCCCTTATCGACTTCAACCACAATGTGCGATGCTGGAGAGATAATCTAGTCTCAGCCACACCAGCGCAGGTTGAAGATGCTAAGAAGTACATCCAGGCAATCCATCCCAATGGGG GCACAAATATTAATGAAGCTCTCCTCCGAGCCACGTTCATCCTGAATGAAGCCCAAAACTTAGGCATGTTGGACCCTAACTCAGTCTCCATGATTGTATTGGTGTCTGATGGAGACCCGACAGTAG GTGAGCTAAAGCTGACAACGATCCAGAAGAACGTGAAGCAGAGCATAAAGGACGAattctctctcttctgccttGGGATTGGGTTTGATGTAGATTATGATTTCCTGCAGAGGATTGCAACTGACAACCGTGGCATGGCCCAGAGGATTTTTGGAAATCAGGAAACTTCTGCCCAAATGAAG AATTTCTACAACCAGGTCTCCACCCCACTTTTGAAGAAGATTCAGTTCAACTACCCCCAGGAGTCAGTGTCAGACGTCACCCAGAGCAGCTTCCACAACTACTTTGGTGGCTCAGAGATAGTAGTGGCTGGGAAGGTCGACACAGATAACCTGCAACACTTGGAAAGCATCgtcacagcaacagca GCAAATGCGGAGCTCGTAATGGAAACCCTGCGAGATGTTGAAGAACTAGATGGTTTCATGAAGAAAGACAAGTATGCAGATCCCGAATTCACTAGGAAGCTGTGGGCCTATCTGACTGTCAACCAGATGCTGGCAGAGAG AAACACAGCCCCCACTGCTGCTTTGAAGAGGAACATCACCAAATCCATCCTACAGATGTCTCTTGACCATCATATTGTTACCCCCTTCACAGCCATGCTGATAGAGAATGCCGAAAAAGATGAGATAATGCTAGCAGACCAGCCCAAAGACCCCAGAAGGGGCTGCTGCCCAG GTACTCTAGGATTAACTCCAAATGCacctaataataataaaggcaTCCCAGCCTGGGCCAATGTCACAGCTGTACCAGTCAGCTTCATGCCGGAGCAAAGGAGTCCTCCTGTGTCCTCTCTGAGCGTAAACAGAG ttgaCAATGATCCACATTTCATCATACACCTGCCCAAGAGCCAAAGGAACATCTGTTTCAATATCAACTCAGAGCCTGGGAAGATCCTAAGCTTGGTTTCCGATCCTGGTACTG GAGTTGTGGTCAATGGCCAGCTCATTGGGGCcaagaaaacagagaataaGAAACTCAACACATACTTTGGCAAAattggtttttatttcaaagccaAAGGTCTGAAAGTGGAGATCACCACAGAAACAATAACACTGAAAGATGGATCTTACGGCATCACGCTGACCTGGTCTGACACAGGGCACATCATCCGGAAACA GCTTCTCATATccatgaagaaagaaaacaacgTTACTATCACTGTGGGCAAGGAGATGTCCTTCATGGTTTTACTGCACCGTGTGTGGAAGAACCATCCAGTAAATGTTGACTTCCTGGGAATCTACATTCCCCCTGAAAACCAGTtctctcctgcagcccatgggcTGATAG GTCAGTTTACGTCTGAACCAGAAGTGTATATCCACCACCAAAGACCTGGGCAAGCTCCAGAGAAACCACAAGCCACCATGGAAGTCAAAGGCAACAAGCTCACTGTTACCAG GGGACTGCAGAAGGACTACAGGACGGACCGCGTGCTCGGGACTGACGTGCAGTGCTGGTTTGTGCACAACAGCGGGAAAGGTTTCATAGACGGCCACTACAAAGATTACCTCGTCCCCCACCTATACAGTTTTATGAAGAAACCCTGA
- the KIN gene encoding DNA/RNA-binding protein KIN17 isoform X1 → MGKSDFLSPKAIANRIKSKGLQKLRWYCQMCQKQCRDENGFKCHCMSESHQRQLLLASENPQQFMDYFSEEFRNDFLELLRRRFGTKRVHNNIVYNEYISHREHIHMNATQWETLTDFTKWLGREGLCKVDETPKGWYIQYIDRDPETIRRQQEQERKKKQDLDDEEKTAKFIEQQVRRGLEGKELEKPVYTELNRENEEEKVTFNLNKGASTSIAASSKTSSVLGPNALKMVEGAVKRKESAHSSGQPKEKKKKSALDEIMELEEEKKRTSRRDYWLQPEIIVKIVTKKLGDKYHKKKAVVKEVIDKYTAVVKMIDSGDKLKLDQTHLETVIPAPGKKVMVLNGGYRGNEGILESINEKKFSATIIIDSGPLKGRRVEDIQYEDISKLA, encoded by the exons aatgGCTTCAAATGTCATTGCATGTCAGAGTCCCACCAGAGGCAATTGCTGCTGGCTTCTGAAAATCCTCAGCAATTCATGGATTACTTTTCTGA GGAATTCCGAAATGATTTCCTAGAACTGCTCAGGAGGCGATTTG GAACAAAGAGGGTCCACAATAATATTGTGTACAATGAGTATATCAGTCATCGAGAACACATCCACATGAATGCCACACAGTGGGAGACACTGACTGATTTTACTAAGTGGCTGGGGAGAGAAG GTCTTTGCAAGGTTGATGAGACTCCAAAAGGCTGGTATATTCAGTACATTGACAGGGACCCAGAGACTATTCGCAGGCAACaagaacaagaaaggaagaagaaacaggaccttgatgatgaagaaaaaacagcGAAATTCATTGAACAACAAGTTAGAAGAGGTTTGGAGGGGAAAGAACTG gaaaaGCCAGTCTATACTGAACTGAACAGAGAAAAcgaagaagaaaaag ttacatttaatttaaacaaaggaGCAAGTACTTCAATAGCAGCATCTTCTAAAACAAG CAGTGTCCTTGGACCAAATGCACTGAAGATGGTGGAAGGGgcagttaaaagaaaagaatcagcTCATAGCTCTGGTCAgcccaaagagaaaaagaagaaatctgcacTGGATGAGATTATGGAG CttgaagaggagaagaaaagaacatcTCGAAGAGACTACTGGTTGCAGCCT GAAATCATTGTCAAAATTGTAACAAAAAAGCTTGGGGATAAGTATCACAAGAAGAAGGCAGTTGTGAAG GAAGTGATTGACAAATATACAGCAGTTGTGAAGATGATTGATTCTGGAGACAAACTGAAGCTTGATCAGACACATCTAGAAACTGTAATACCAGCACCAG gCAAGAAAGTGATGGTGTTAAATGGTGGTTACAGGGGAAATGAAGGCATCTTGGAATCCATCAATGAAAAGAAGTTTTCAGCGACAATAATCATCGACTCT GGACCTTTAAAAGGACGCCGAGTTGAAGATATCCAGTATGAAGACATTTCCAAACTCGCCTGA
- the KIN gene encoding DNA/RNA-binding protein KIN17 isoform X2 has protein sequence MGKSDFLSPKAIANRIKSKGLQKLRWYCQMCQKQCRDENGFKCHCMSESHQRQLLLASENPQQFMDYFSEEFRNDFLELLRRRFGTKRVHNNIVYNEYISHREHIHMNATQWETLTDFTKWLGREGLCKVDETPKGWYIQYIDRDPETIRRQQEQERKKKQDLDDEEKTAKFIEQQVRRGLEGKELEKPVYTELNRENEEEKVTFNLNKGASTSIAASSKTSVLGPNALKMVEGAVKRKESAHSSGQPKEKKKKSALDEIMELEEEKKRTSRRDYWLQPEIIVKIVTKKLGDKYHKKKAVVKEVIDKYTAVVKMIDSGDKLKLDQTHLETVIPAPGKKVMVLNGGYRGNEGILESINEKKFSATIIIDSGPLKGRRVEDIQYEDISKLA, from the exons aatgGCTTCAAATGTCATTGCATGTCAGAGTCCCACCAGAGGCAATTGCTGCTGGCTTCTGAAAATCCTCAGCAATTCATGGATTACTTTTCTGA GGAATTCCGAAATGATTTCCTAGAACTGCTCAGGAGGCGATTTG GAACAAAGAGGGTCCACAATAATATTGTGTACAATGAGTATATCAGTCATCGAGAACACATCCACATGAATGCCACACAGTGGGAGACACTGACTGATTTTACTAAGTGGCTGGGGAGAGAAG GTCTTTGCAAGGTTGATGAGACTCCAAAAGGCTGGTATATTCAGTACATTGACAGGGACCCAGAGACTATTCGCAGGCAACaagaacaagaaaggaagaagaaacaggaccttgatgatgaagaaaaaacagcGAAATTCATTGAACAACAAGTTAGAAGAGGTTTGGAGGGGAAAGAACTG gaaaaGCCAGTCTATACTGAACTGAACAGAGAAAAcgaagaagaaaaag ttacatttaatttaaacaaaggaGCAAGTACTTCAATAGCAGCATCTTCTAAAACAAG TGTCCTTGGACCAAATGCACTGAAGATGGTGGAAGGGgcagttaaaagaaaagaatcagcTCATAGCTCTGGTCAgcccaaagagaaaaagaagaaatctgcacTGGATGAGATTATGGAG CttgaagaggagaagaaaagaacatcTCGAAGAGACTACTGGTTGCAGCCT GAAATCATTGTCAAAATTGTAACAAAAAAGCTTGGGGATAAGTATCACAAGAAGAAGGCAGTTGTGAAG GAAGTGATTGACAAATATACAGCAGTTGTGAAGATGATTGATTCTGGAGACAAACTGAAGCTTGATCAGACACATCTAGAAACTGTAATACCAGCACCAG gCAAGAAAGTGATGGTGTTAAATGGTGGTTACAGGGGAAATGAAGGCATCTTGGAATCCATCAATGAAAAGAAGTTTTCAGCGACAATAATCATCGACTCT GGACCTTTAAAAGGACGCCGAGTTGAAGATATCCAGTATGAAGACATTTCCAAACTCGCCTGA